The Glycine soja cultivar W05 chromosome 4, ASM419377v2, whole genome shotgun sequence genomic sequence AACAGGTTTTTCAGACCAGGCAGCATGACATTTTGGGAGTGGACACAGAGTCTGATTGGGATAGTCTGTCAAGAGGAATACCAGTGCTGGAGTCACAAGGGAGTGGTCTTGAACTCTACAAGAAAAACTTGGCTAGGAATGACGCTGCTGAATCTCCagtcaattttgatttttttgggggTCAGCAGCAAATAGGTGGACAGCATGGTGGAATGCTTCAACCTTTACCTAGACAGCAGTCAGGCGTAAATGAAATGCATGTATTAAAGCAGCAAGCAGTACATAACCAGATGCAAGAACTTCAGAGGCAGCAACAATTTCATCAATTAGAAGCGAAGCAACATGATTCTATGGCTCCTACTTCCTCCATTTCAAAACAGGCAGTTGCAAGCCATTCTGCATCTCTCATCAGTGGCATTCCCATTAACGAGGCATCTAACCTTATATGGCAGCCTGAAGTTATGCCAACTAATGCTAATTGGCTCCAGCATGGTGGCTCCCCAGTTCTGCATGGGTCCTCTAATGGACTTATGTTTTCCCCTGAACAAGGACAGACATTGCACCTGATGGGTTTGGTTCCTAATCAGGGTGATCAGTCTCTTTATGGGGTTCCTATTTCTAGTTCAAGAGGCACACCTAACCTGTATAATGTTCAAGCAGATAAGCCTGCAGTGCCTCAGGTTTCTATCCCACACCAGTATTCTCTTGTTCTTGGGAACAAACCTGCTCTGCAGCACATATCAGCTGGTGATAATTCATTTTCTCCTCATCAATATGCTGCATGTCCAGACCAAGTTAACACAAATGATGGGACTTCAGTTTCAAGGCAGGATGTTCAAGggaaaaatatgtttggttctacTGCTCACAGTATAAATAATGGACCGAATATGGAGAACTTGCAGCAAATGAATCCTGAGCAAAGAATTCTACCAATGCAAGATTTTCATGGGAGGCAAGAACTAGCTGGATCTTTAGAGATGTTGCAGGACAAGATGCTAGTGCAGGCTCCTCCTTCACAGAATGTTGCTACCTTAGATCCGACTGAAGAGAAAATTTTGTTTGGTTCAGATGACAGCCTGTGGGATGGATTTGGCAGTAATATGGGTGGTTTCAATATGCTGGATGGTACAGATAGTTTTAGTGGGATTCCATCTATTcagagtgggagttggagtgCACTTATGCAGTCTGCTGTAGCAGAAACTTCTAGTAGTGACATAGGCAAACAAGAGGAGTTGAGTGGTCTAAGTTTCCGGAATATGGGACAGTCATCTGGAAATGAGCCGCCTTCAACTATTGATAGCAGCAAACAGCAATCTATTTGGACTGACAGTAACTTACAATCAGCATCCAATATAAATTCAAGACTTTTTCTTCGGCCCGATGATGGTAGTAGGCCAAATGCCTCTGAAAATTATTCCGGTGTTTCTGGGTTTCATCAGTCAGGTCCTGATACTTCGCGTGAACAGCATAACAGGTTACAGAACAATTCTCAGAGATCAATTCCACAGTTTTTAGAAAGTGGCAAATGGTTAGATTGCAGTCCTCAGCAAAAACAACTTGCAGAAGGGGGTCAAATATATGGAAATGCTGCTAACTCCTCAGGTATAGAAAAAAACCAGCAGAGCATGTTGTCAGGTAATAGTAGTGGTGATCCTTTCAATAAATCTAATGGATGGGATATTATGAAATCGCCATTTGATAGGAGTTCAAATTTGAAAACCCATGAAAGTGAAAACTCATTGCAGCCCCATCACGAGAAAGTTATGTGTGAGGAGATGGGCCAGGTTCCTGCTATGTGGGAACCTGATTCAGATACTAATTCATCTGTTGGAATGGAACATGTGAAGTCTGCAGGTAATATGCAGGTTTGTGGGGAAGATTCTGGTACGAATGGTATTGCTGCATTGCCAAATTCCGGCACTGCATGGTTCAGCCAGCAAAGCAGCAAGCAGCTCCCTAATGTTGATGTATTTAGGGATGCAGAGTCAGCAGGAAGCTATAGAAGAAATGAAGTTCCAGGAAAGTATAAGCATCATATGGAGAAGAACCCCTTAGTTTTGGAATCATCAAAGAACGGAAATGTAGAAGGTGAGATGCATGATTTGGAGAACTCTAACAAAAAGGAGAAATCTGCAGATAGTCTTGGCTGTAATCCTTCCCATCCTAGAGCTGGTGGTATGAGAGAAAATAGTAGTTTTGATGGCAATGATTTTCATAATCCAAAGTTATCTGGTCAGGGAAATCGAAGACCTCCTGTATCTCGTAAATTTCAGTATCACCCGATGGGGGATCTGGGTGTTGAAGTGGAACCTTATGGAATTGGAAACAAACATGTCATAAATTCACAGCCTATGCCCCATCAACCCTTGGGAGTATTTAAAGGTCAGGACCAAAGCTATCTTGGACAGTCAAAGTATGGTCATTCTGACAGGAATTATAATGAAATGAATAAGGTAATTTGTTCGCTACCTTGTTATATACTTTTATGCTAGTGTAcctattatttgtttaaaatttcatgTCTTGAAGAATCTAAAGTTGTTTATATCCTTTACAATGTGACCAAACAATGCTCCTGATTTTCAGGCTGACTCAAAAAGCTTAGAAAACAATGCTTTGAAAAGCATACACCCTGGTCAAATGTCAAAAAAAGTAACCTCATTTGATAGAAGTGTTGGGAATTATGCCTCACAGAAGACTACTTCACCCAGGTAGTTGAATTTGAAACATTTCTTCATGATTTAGTTTTAAACGTATAAATTTAGTGCCATCATGTGGTACTTACTGCTTAATTATTGTTGAAATAATCTGCTTCCTGCCATGAAAGGTAGCCATGACATGCATTCTTTTTACTTTTGCAAGTGGTACTTCCTGCTTAATTATTGTCGATATAATATAATCTGCTTTCTGTCATGAAAGGTAATCATGGAATGCATTCTCCTTACTTTTGCATTTGCTAAACTACTGGTCTATTGGTGCTGATACCTGCCTTAcatcttctctttctttccttttaccacTACATATGCTTGCATGACTTATGTGATGGTCGTAGGTCAACTGTTTGCTTCAATTTGTTAAAACTGTTGTCAAAATATTCTTGAGCTTGGACCAGTCAAGGGGGGTTATGGCATTGCAACAAACACAAGCCTTTCTaactgccatttatcttccaggGTGCCTGAAACCGAGTCTTCTGATGGATCTGTTGCACATCCTCCACAGAATCAAAGTTTTTTGTCTCAGGGCATTGGTTTACAATTGGCTCCTCCTACTCAAAGGTTTCCTGTGGTATGTTCTCATGGGTCATCAGAGACAGATCATACTACACCACATGTGTCTGAGACAAGGGATAAGGACCATACATGGTTGGGTACTAATCAGACTTTTCCATCTCGAGATCCATCTCATGGGGAGCTTAGGAGTAATATTTCTAGCACAGCAGGACAAATTTTTGATAAGGTGTCACAATACGGTGTGCTGGGAAACATTCCACAGTCTTTTACATCTGGTTTTCCTTTCTCCAGGATCCATTCTCAGAATCAGAATTTGGCAAATCTTGGTGGACAAGTAGCAAATACTCAACCTGCTAATGTAGCTTTCACTGCTTCCATGAATCAGACTGATGAATACTGTGAAAAAGCTCAAACTAGTCAACCTGAATTGGCTTCTGCTCAGGACATGTCCCAGCTGAGTGATATGGATGAAGATCGTCTGAGAGATCCTGCCATCCAAATTTTGACAGCAGAGGCTGGCACTCAGCCTTCTGTTACTTTTAGTGCATCTCCACATGGCACCCCTTCAAAAGTTGCTCACAATGTATGGACCAGTTTTTCTAGCAAGCAACATCCTAATGCTTCAAGGTTTCTATCCCAGCCCCAACAAATTAATGATTGTGAAATGATCACCAGCTCACAGAAGCCAGGTGATGAGGGTTTGGAGAAAGATGGCAATGACCATTCTGGTACTGACCCTTGTATTGCTTACTCCAATAGTTCTGTGGGAAACTCGCTTAAAGAAATTTCTGCGCAGAAGACATTGCCTGAGAGTGTTGTTGCTGCTGAACAGGCTTCATGTTCATCATACCTGAAAGAAACTGTTGGACAACATATGTTTGATGCATCTCAACCTAGCCCAACTGCTACTCCAAGAGATATTGAGGCTTTTGGCCGATCTTTAAGACCAAACATTGTTTTGAATCATAATTTCCCCTTGTTGGATCAAGTTCAATTCACAAGAAACACGGAGACTGATCCTAGTAATCGGGATGTCAAGAGATTGAAAGTTTCTGATAATATGGTGGTGGACAAACAGCTGGTAGATTCCAACCATGGGCAGCAGTTGTCATATGGATATGATAATGTGGTCAAAGATGGGTCAGGTAATAATTCCATGCCATCATCAGATCCTAATATGCTAAGCTTTTCAACAAAGCCACTTGATAGACAGGACACAAATGCATCTTCTCAAGAGAAGGTTGGTTATGGTGAAAAAATTGCTCTTAATGTTGATGATAGTAACAAAGCAACTTCTGTTAAAAGTAATTATTCTCTAGTAAATCCTCAGATGGCACCATCATGGTTTGAGCGGTATGGAACTTTTAAAAATGGTAAGATGTTGCCAATGTATAATGTACAGAAGATGACTGCTGCTAAGATTATGGACCAGCCATTCATTTTACCAAACCAATCAGATAGTTTGTGCTTTCATAATTCAGTAGAGCAAATTCAGAGTGTCAGTGATGCTCAGCTAAGTAACGCTAGCGAAAGTCCAATGTCTGCCTCTGCTGCAAGTAAGCATGTAGACCCTCAGTTATTGACACCTGCTGTTGAACCTGGCTTACTTGTTACGAGACCGAAGAAGCGAAAAAGTGCCACATCTGAACTCATACCATGGCATAAAGAACTGTTACAGGGTTCTGAAAGGCTTCGAGATATCAGGTGGTTGTGAAAAATTAGTGATTTAATGtgcttattttttgttgttgctattGTTGGTGTAGGAAAAGATCCCATGTTACCAGTTGATATTATGTTGTTTCAattgttttaaagaaaaaatgccGTGTTTCCATAGTTTCAGTATGactattttaatattgttttatgtttatCAATATTTGTTCTCCTATAACATAAATTTCTTACTATGTGGTGGCAGTGTGGCAGAATTAGACTGGGCTCGAAGTGCAAACAGACTGATCGAGAAGgtttgtttattataaaatcggTCTACACGTGATCTGTAATTCTGTAATTAGTGAGTTCACTTTACTCTGTATAATTACAATTATAGGTTGAAGACAGTGTGGAGGTAGTTGAAGATTTGTCAGCAGTGGTGAAGTCGAAAAGAAGACTTGTCTTGACTACACAGCTTATGCAGCAACTACTTAGCCCTCCTCCAGCTGCAGTTCTTGTAGCAGATGTGAAGTTGCATCATGAGAGTGTGGTCTACTCAGTTGCAAGATTAGCATTAGGAGAAGCATGCAGTTCAATCTCATGGTCCAGATGTGATACACTTTTTCCTCCTGGCAACAAGAACCTGTAAGTACCCCCCCTCTGTATATTCTATATATGCATGTCATAGTTGTCAATAGCACTAAATAGTGGTGCTATCTGAGCAGTGGCTGGAGCATGCTACAGAAAATTGAATAGCATCACAATTTGAAGTAGCGGCAGTCGCTGCTGCGACACAGTGACTGTTGACTAAATCATGGCTGGAGTGGTCACTATTGGTTGGAGTGGGTCATGAATAACCTGTTTTAACCATGAAGCAGTGTCATATATGGCTGTTTAGGGGGTTCAAATCAGAATTTTGTGCCCTCCTTTGAATCACAACTGAAACTCTACTTTCTGTTACTTGCACACACTCTTATGAA encodes the following:
- the LOC114409676 gene encoding uncharacterized protein LOC114409676 isoform X1; this translates as MPGNEVGDRVHNFFGQENLSQEQYHSQAVDGNWPGLSNNLWAGSQRSTGVPFISNLKNFNQQQSDPEQGHASSPHLRHGLNLSQSSFRPESGRNLLPNQQSAVNGYIQGQQVFQTRQHDILGVDTESDWDSLSRGIPVLESQGSGLELYKKNLARNDAAESPVNFDFFGGQQQIGGQHGGMLQPLPRQQSGVNEMHVLKQQAVHNQMQELQRQQQFHQLEAKQHDSMAPTSSISKQAVASHSASLISGIPINEASNLIWQPEVMPTNANWLQHGGSPVLHGSSNGLMFSPEQGQTLHLMGLVPNQGDQSLYGVPISSSRGTPNLYNVQADKPAVPQVSIPHQYSLVLGNKPALQHISAGDNSFSPHQYAACPDQVNTNDGTSVSRQDVQGKNMFGSTAHSINNGPNMENLQQMNPEQRILPMQDFHGRQELAGSLEMLQDKMLVQAPPSQNVATLDPTEEKILFGSDDSLWDGFGSNMGGFNMLDGTDSFSGIPSIQSGSWSALMQSAVAETSSSDIGKQEELSGLSFRNMGQSSGNEPPSTIDSSKQQSIWTDSNLQSASNINSRLFLRPDDGSRPNASENYSGVSGFHQSGPDTSREQHNRLQNNSQRSIPQFLESGKWLDCSPQQKQLAEGGQIYGNAANSSGIEKNQQSMLSGNSSGDPFNKSNGWDIMKSPFDRSSNLKTHESENSLQPHHEKVMCEEMGQVPAMWEPDSDTNSSVGMEHVKSAGNMQVCGEDSGTNGIAALPNSGTAWFSQQSSKQLPNVDVFRDAESAGSYRRNEVPGKYKHHMEKNPLVLESSKNGNVEGEMHDLENSNKKEKSADSLGCNPSHPRAGGMRENSSFDGNDFHNPKLSGQGNRRPPVSRKFQYHPMGDLGVEVEPYGIGNKHVINSQPMPHQPLGVFKGQDQSYLGQSKYGHSDRNYNEMNKADSKSLENNALKSIHPGQMSKKVTSFDRSVGNYASQKTTSPRVPETESSDGSVAHPPQNQSFLSQGIGLQLAPPTQRFPVVCSHGSSETDHTTPHVSETRDKDHTWLGTNQTFPSRDPSHGELRSNISSTAGQIFDKVSQYGVLGNIPQSFTSGFPFSRIHSQNQNLANLGGQVANTQPANVAFTASMNQTDEYCEKAQTSQPELASAQDMSQLSDMDEDRLRDPAIQILTAEAGTQPSVTFSASPHGTPSKVAHNVWTSFSSKQHPNASRFLSQPQQINDCEMITSSQKPGDEGLEKDGNDHSGTDPCIAYSNSSVGNSLKEISAQKTLPESVVAAEQASCSSYLKETVGQHMFDASQPSPTATPRDIEAFGRSLRPNIVLNHNFPLLDQVQFTRNTETDPSNRDVKRLKVSDNMVVDKQLVDSNHGQQLSYGYDNVVKDGSGNNSMPSSDPNMLSFSTKPLDRQDTNASSQEKVGYGEKIALNVDDSNKATSVKSNYSLVNPQMAPSWFERYGTFKNGKMLPMYNVQKMTAAKIMDQPFILPNQSDSLCFHNSVEQIQSVSDAQLSNASESPMSASAASKHVDPQLLTPAVEPGLLVTRPKKRKSATSELIPWHKELLQGSERLRDIRCVAELDWARSANRLIEKVEDSVEVVEDLSAVVKSKRRLVLTTQLMQQLLSPPPAAVLVADVKLHHESVVYSVARLALGEACSSISWSRCDTLFPPGNKNLLSEKCKSSDKIDHYILKVTDFVGRARKLEDDILRLNSKASILDLRVECQDLERYSVINRFAKFHGRGQNDGAEASSSSGANTNAQKSFPLKYVTAVPLPRNLPDRVQCFSL
- the LOC114409676 gene encoding uncharacterized protein LOC114409676 isoform X2; amino-acid sequence: MPGNEVGDRVHNFFGQENLSQEQYHSQAVDGNWPGLSNNLWAGSQRSTGVPFISNLKNFNQQQSDPEQGHASSPHLRHGLNLSQSSFRPESGRNLLPNQQSAVNGYIQGQQVFQTRQHDILGVDTESDWDSLSRGIPVLESQGSGLELYKKNLARNDAAESPVNFDFFGGQQQIGGQHGGMLQPLPRQQSGVNEMHVLKQQAVHNQMQELQRQQQFHQLEAKQHDSMAPTSSISKQAVASHSASLISGIPINEASNLIWQPEVMPTNANWLQHGGSPVLHGSSNGLMFSPEQGQTLHLMGLVPNQGDQSLYGVPISSSRGTPNLYNVQADKPAVPQVSIPHQYSLVLGNKPALQHISAGDNSFSPHQYAACPDQVNTNDGTSVSRQDVQGKNMFGSTAHSINNGPNMENLQQMNPEQRILPMQDFHGRQELAGSLEMLQDKMLVQAPPSQNVATLDPTEEKILFGSDDSLWDGFGSNMGGFNMLDGTDSFSGIPSIQSGSWSALMQSAVAETSSSDIGKQEELSGLSFRNMGQSSGNEPPSTIDSSKQQSIWTDSNLQSASNINSRLFLRPDDGSRPNASENYSGVSGFHQSGPDTSREQHNRLQNNSQRSIPQFLESGKWLDCSPQQKQLAEGGQIYGNAANSSGIEKNQQSMLSGNSSGDPFNKSNGWDIMKSPFDRSSNLKTHESENSLQPHHEKVMCEEMGQVPAMWEPDSDTNSSVGMEHVKSAGNMQVCGEDSGTNGIAALPNSGTAWFSQQSSKQLPNVDVFRDAESAGSYRRNEVPGKYKHHMEKNPLVLESSKNGNVEGEMHDLENSNKKEKSADSLGCNPSHPRAGGMRENSSFDGNDFHNPKLSGQGNRRPPVSRKFQYHPMGDLGVEVEPYGIGNKHVINSQPMPHQPLGVFKGQDQSYLGQSKYGHSDRNYNEMNKADSKSLENNALKSIHPGQMSKKVTSFDRSVGNYASQKTTSPRVPETESSDGSVAHPPQNQSFLSQGIGLQLAPPTQRFPVVCSHGSSETDHTTPHVSETRDKDHTWLGTNQTFPSRDPSHGELRSNISSTAGQIFDKVSQYGVLGNIPQSFTSGFPFSRIHSQNQNLANLGGQVANTQPANVAFTASMNQTDEYCEKAQTSQPELASAQDMSQLSDMDEDRLRDPAIQILTAEAGTQPSVTFSASPHGTPSKVAHNVWTSFSSKQHPNASRFLSQPQQINDCEMITSSQKPGDEGLEKDGNDHSGTDPCIAYSNSSVGNSLKEISAQKTLPESVVAAEQASCSSYLKETVGQHMFDASQPSPTATPRDIEAFGRSLRPNIVLNHNFPLLDQVQFTRNTETDPSNRDVKRLKVSDNMVVDKQLVDSNHGQQLSYGYDNVVKDGSGNNSMPSSDPNMLSFSTKPLDRQDTNASSQEKVGYGEKIALNVDDSNKATSVKSNYSLVNPQMAPSWFERYGTFKNGKMLPMYNVQKMTAAKIMDQPFILPNQSDSLCFHNSVEQIQSVSDAQLSNASESPMSASAASKHVDPQLLTPAVEPGLLVTRPKKRKSATSELIPWHKELLQGSERLRDISVAELDWARSANRLIEKVEDSVEVVEDLSAVVKSKRRLVLTTQLMQQLLSPPPAAVLVADVKLHHESVVYSVARLALGEACSSISWSRCDTLFPPGNKNLLSEKCKSSDKIDHYILKVTDFVGRARKLEDDILRLNSKASILDLRVECQDLERYSVINRFAKFHGRGQNDGAEASSSSGANTNAQKSFPLKYVTAVPLPRNLPDRVQCFSL